A segment of the Halostagnicola larsenii XH-48 genome:
GAATCTACAAGCGCATCGTCTTGCCGTTGTCGATACCGATGTTCGCAGTCGTCTTCATCTTCCAGTTCACGCAGATCTGGAACGAGTTCCTGTTCTCGTTGACGCTTATCGGGAGCATTAACGATCCAGCGGCCTCTGCAACGCTGATCCTTTCGGGTCTGGGTACGTCGCTCGAGGGTGTTGACTACCCACTTCGGATGGCAGGTGCGTTGCTTACGGCACTGCCGACGTTGGTCGTGTATCTCCTGTTCGCCGATGAGTTCGCGGAGGGAGTTCGCGTATGATCACTCGACAATTAACTATCTCCACAATGAGGTACTAATCATGGCTCAAACGAAACTCAACGACGTCACGAAAATATTCACGGAAGACGACGGGAACGAAATCGTTGCCGTCGACGATGTATCGATCGATATCGAGGACGGCGAGTTCCTCGTCCTCGTCGGCCCCTCCGGCTGTGGGAAATCTACGACGCTGCGAATGGTTGCCGGACTCGAGACGATCAGCTCCGGAGAAATCACCCTCGACGACCGCGTCATAAACGACACGCCCGCCAAAGACCGGGACATCGCGATGGTGTTCCAGTCGTACGCGCTCTACCCGCACATGACCGTGGGAGAGAACATGTCGTTCGGCCTCGAGGAGTCGACTGACCTCGAAGACGACGAGATTAGCGAACGCGTCGAAGAGACGGCTACAATGATGGGGATCGAGGAATTGCTGGATCGAAAACCCGGCGAACTCTCGGGCGGGCAACAACAGCGTGTTGCACTTGGTCGGGCGATCGTTCGTGATCCTGCGGTCTTCCTCATGGACGAACCACTGTCCAATCTGGACGCGAAGCTTCGGGCGGAAATGCGCACGGAGCTTCAGCGATTACAGGAGGAACTCGATACGACGACGGTGTACGTGACCCACGATCAGACCGAAGCGATGACGATGGGCGATCGGGTTGCGATTCTCAACGACGGCACCCTCCAGCAGATCGGCACGCCGCTCAATTGCTATCACCGACCGGCGAATCTGTTCGTCGCCGGCTTCGTCGGAGAGCCGTCGATGAATTTCATCGATATGGAACGTCACGATGAGGCGGGCACTACCGTGCTGCACGCCGATCTGTTCGAGTACCCGATTTCGGACGAACTCGCGACGGAACTCGGTGACTCGTCCGATCTCGTACTCGGAATCCGACCGGAAGATATCGAAATCAGCACCGATTCACCATCGGGCGAGCACGACATTGAGGCCACGATCGATGTCATCGAGCCGATGGGTGACGAGAATATCGTCTACCTGCAGTTCGAAAACGACGATACCTCCCTCGAGCGGGAATCGATCATCGCGACGGTCGGTGGCATGCGCCAGTTCGAGAGCGGTCAAACGGTGACCGCACACATCCCCGAAGGAGCGATTCACATCTTCGATGGGTCGACTGGTGAAGCGCTACACAATCGGCGTCTCGAGCCGGCCGAGTCCCAGACGCCACAACTCTAATCTGGGCCGGTTGTCGACGGTTTTCTTTTCGGTCAGGCGCTCGATTCCGTTTGTGACTGAACGTTCGGCGACGGAGAGTCACTTGCTCGTCGTTGCTCGGCGGTAGCCGGTGTGGATGACACGACTGCCCACGAGCAAGAGATACGCTCCGAACAGTGCCGAGAGCAAGCCGGCGATGTCGCCCGAGCCGAGCGTGGTCGTTATCGGGATGAGTCCGATTCCGAAGAGGGTAAACCCGGTTATCAACCCGGTGGCGTAAGACAGTTCGCCGAGGGCGGGAAACACCTGCTCTCGGTCGATCGCGGCGCGAACGCCATCGGTCGTGGCCGCTGCGAGTGCTGCTGGGAGCGCGTAGGCGCTCGTCAGAAAGAAGAACAACGCCGCAGTTGAACTGATCAGAAACACCGCTGGCACGCCGTTGCTCGCGTCCCCTCCGGTTTCAACGAACGATAGCACAGTCGTCACCATCACGACGGTAGGTACCACGAGATATCCGATGGCGATTCCAAGCGATTTGATACCCGCACCGAGCGCCGATCTCACATCGATGGGTGGTGGTGATTGGCTGTCGTCGATGAGCACCTGCGACAAGTACCCCACTAACAGGACGATACCGGCCATCGTTACGGTTCCGGGCACTACGGCAACTATCGACGGAACGAACTCCGCGGTATATCGATAGCCGACCGCGACGGCAACGACGATTCCTGCGACAGTGAGCGAATCCGCTCCCCTGGTCGGGTATCTGAGTGCGTCTATGAGCATGAACGGTTCCTCCCAGTGTGTAATCGACGATGTCGATCGCACTCCATGTCCTTCCCTTCGCAGGGATCCGCAGATACTGCCGTGTTCATAGTAGGTGGTCTATTCTATCGGAGTAAGTGTGCTGTGGTTATCGTTACTTCGTCTACCGTCTCGAGAGAACGGATCATCGGACTCGAGTCGCCGATCCGAGATGCCAGGAGCTCTGGCCGCCAACATACGATTGCATCCCGTACAGGACGGATCTGGCATTTTATATCGCGCCATAAAGTTTATAAATACGCATATTGCCCGTATAGGCTCTCGAGCGTCGGTATACAGCCGTCTCGAGTGATCACACTTCCACTGCACTAAAGGGCGATTTAGTGCAGTAGATTTGCCGCCCCCGCTACAGTCCCCCGACTGTGTGAATCGATTTTTGAAAATCCAACCGATAGCCGGTAGAAGACTTCAACTCGCTCGAGAAAACTCCGGTCGTATCCGCCGGTCTCCATGCCGGTTCAGGTATCGATGTACTGATTCTCCCACTCCCGACGTGCTTCGATCTCCCGGCGCCCGCGCCGAGTGGTCGAGTAGAAATTCGTTCGCTGGTCGAGTTCTCCTTTCTCGACCAGTCCCTTCTCGACGAGGGTGTCCAGATTCGGATACAATCGTCCGTGGTGAATCTCTTTTTCGTAGTATTCCTCGAGTTCGTCTTTGATCGCGAGACCGTGTGGCTCGTCCAGTCCTTCGATTACTAGCAGCAGGTCGCGTTGGAATCCAGTCAGATCGTACATTCATTGAAATGATTCAACCCAATAATCATAAATTCGTTGTTTTACGATTACGGCAGATCACCGTGACTTCATTCACGTTTCGGCTGAAAGAGACCGTGTGATCCAGATTTTAGGTCGGTTGTACAGATGAGAGAATACGATGAAATTGACACGATTTGATCTCGCTGCACCCTCTGCCCGGTCGAAAACGCCCGCGTATCGGATTAACAGGTCTATAAGTGGTCCACCTGCGTTCGCGACCGGCGTTTTGACGGTTGCAGTTGTTTTGTCTGGCCAATGCAGCGATCGCGTTCAACCCGAACTAACCCGCTTTTCGGCACCGTTAAGTACCGATTGGCACATTACTTACATATGATGGTCGAAGCACGGGACAAATTAGCCGAAAAAATCGCGGGGGAGATCGCGTTGAGCGAGGATCCCGGTGCCACGCTCCGGAAGTGGCGAACGGACTTCGAAATCGCACAGAACGACCTCGCTGCCGAACTCGACGTTTCTGTTTCGGTGATCTCCGATTACGAAACCGGTCGCCGGGAAAACCCCGGAAGCGGAACGATTCGACGCACCGTCAACGCGTTGCTCGATATCGACGAGTACCGCGGCGGTGCTCACATCCGACAGCACACTCGAGCGCTCTCAGCGGGCGTCGATAGCGGCATCATTTTGGACCTTCACGAGTACCGCGCGAACGTATCACTCGAGCAGTGTTACGAAAACATCGAGGCGACGGAGCTCGCAACCGGGGACCGTACCACTGTCGCCGGCCACACCGTCGTCGACAGCGTCGAAGCGATCCGGCATCTCTCGAGTAGCGAATT
Coding sequences within it:
- a CDS encoding ABC transporter ATP-binding protein yields the protein MAQTKLNDVTKIFTEDDGNEIVAVDDVSIDIEDGEFLVLVGPSGCGKSTTLRMVAGLETISSGEITLDDRVINDTPAKDRDIAMVFQSYALYPHMTVGENMSFGLEESTDLEDDEISERVEETATMMGIEELLDRKPGELSGGQQQRVALGRAIVRDPAVFLMDEPLSNLDAKLRAEMRTELQRLQEELDTTTVYVTHDQTEAMTMGDRVAILNDGTLQQIGTPLNCYHRPANLFVAGFVGEPSMNFIDMERHDEAGTTVLHADLFEYPISDELATELGDSSDLVLGIRPEDIEISTDSPSGEHDIEATIDVIEPMGDENIVYLQFENDDTSLERESIIATVGGMRQFESGQTVTAHIPEGAIHIFDGSTGEALHNRRLEPAESQTPQL
- a CDS encoding DUF4013 domain-containing protein translates to MLIDALRYPTRGADSLTVAGIVVAVAVGYRYTAEFVPSIVAVVPGTVTMAGIVLLVGYLSQVLIDDSQSPPPIDVRSALGAGIKSLGIAIGYLVVPTVVMVTTVLSFVETGGDASNGVPAVFLISSTAALFFFLTSAYALPAALAAATTDGVRAAIDREQVFPALGELSYATGLITGFTLFGIGLIPITTTLGSGDIAGLLSALFGAYLLLVGSRVIHTGYRRATTSK
- a CDS encoding PadR family transcriptional regulator, with the translated sequence MYDLTGFQRDLLLVIEGLDEPHGLAIKDELEEYYEKEIHHGRLYPNLDTLVEKGLVEKGELDQRTNFYSTTRRGRREIEARREWENQYIDT
- a CDS encoding helix-turn-helix domain-containing protein; translated protein: MVEARDKLAEKIAGEIALSEDPGATLRKWRTDFEIAQNDLAAELDVSVSVISDYETGRRENPGSGTIRRTVNALLDIDEYRGGAHIRQHTRALSAGVDSGIILDLHEYRANVSLEQCYENIEATELATGDRTTVAGHTVVDSVEAIRHLSSSEFYNLYGQSTNRALVFTNNTSGKGALIALRVINPTPNAVVLHGITEDELWEFAPELARVENISLAVTTIDIDLLLERLREAP